One genomic region from Cucumis melo cultivar AY chromosome 9, USDA_Cmelo_AY_1.0, whole genome shotgun sequence encodes:
- the LOC103503375 gene encoding uncharacterized protein LOC103503375 isoform X2 — translation MVARVHRRSLLVVARSVRGRSQAVVARSVPSAHVRCRSQAAAASSVCAGSSAAAVQKPPLPSAQVKLLHTSDVQKPPRVLQTLVAIQACSTYSYQITTLKKNILLESIGAVKPCLQQLIDL, via the exons ATGGTTGCTCGTGTTCACCGTCGCTCGTTGCTCGTGGTTGCGCGTTCTGTTCGTGGTCGCTCGCAAGCCGTCGTCGCGCGTTCTGTTCCGTCTGCACATGTTCGTTGTCGCTCGCAAGCAGCCGCCGCCTCTTCCGTCTGCGCAGGTTCGTCTGCCGCCGCCGTTCAGAAGCCACCTCTTCCATCTGCACAGGTTAAATTACTTCATACTTCTGACGTTCAGAAGCCACCGCGCGTTCTACAG acCTTGGTGGCAATACAAGCATGTTCAACATATTCATATCAAATAACtacattgaaaaaaaat ATTTTGCtagaatccattggagcagtgAAGCCATGTTTGCagcaattgattgatttatag
- the LOC103503375 gene encoding uncharacterized protein LOC103503375 isoform X1, with translation MVARVHRRSLLVVARSVRGRSQAVVARSVPSAHVRCRSQAAAASSVCAGSSAAAVQKPPLPSAQVKLLHTSDVQKPPRVLQVNKITVDLDLGGNTSMFNIFISNNYIEKKYFARIHWSSEAMFAAID, from the exons ATGGTTGCTCGTGTTCACCGTCGCTCGTTGCTCGTGGTTGCGCGTTCTGTTCGTGGTCGCTCGCAAGCCGTCGTCGCGCGTTCTGTTCCGTCTGCACATGTTCGTTGTCGCTCGCAAGCAGCCGCCGCCTCTTCCGTCTGCGCAGGTTCGTCTGCCGCCGCCGTTCAGAAGCCACCTCTTCCATCTGCACAGGTTAAATTACTTCATACTTCTGACGTTCAGAAGCCACCGCGCGTTCTACAG GTCAACAAGATTACAGTAGACTTAG acCTTGGTGGCAATACAAGCATGTTCAACATATTCATATCAAATAACtacattgaaaaaaaat ATTTTGCtagaatccattggagcagtgAAGCCATGTTTGCagcaattgattga
- the LOC103503375 gene encoding uncharacterized protein LOC103503375 isoform X3, translating to MVARVHRRSLLVVARSVRGRSQAVVARSVPSAHVRCRSQAAAASSVCAGSSAAAVQKPPLPSAQVKLLHTSDVQKPPRVLQACFVSQKLGNFSKASNQFKELAK from the exons ATGGTTGCTCGTGTTCACCGTCGCTCGTTGCTCGTGGTTGCGCGTTCTGTTCGTGGTCGCTCGCAAGCCGTCGTCGCGCGTTCTGTTCCGTCTGCACATGTTCGTTGTCGCTCGCAAGCAGCCGCCGCCTCTTCCGTCTGCGCAGGTTCGTCTGCCGCCGCCGTTCAGAAGCCACCTCTTCCATCTGCACAGGTTAAATTACTTCATACTTCTGACGTTCAGAAGCCACCGCGCGTTCTACAG GCATGCTTTGTTAGCCAGAAATTGGGGAATTTTAGTAAAGCTTCCAATCAGTTTAAGGAACTAGCAAAGTAA